From Veillonella dispar, one genomic window encodes:
- a CDS encoding ABC transporter ATP-binding protein, with protein sequence MNKSDCIVFDKVTISYGAEQAVRDVSFSVPNGEVFAIVGESGSGKSTLVRAAFGMLKQATISGQILLNGTDVSTLSDGDWRQLRGTKISMIFQNPSAYLNPNRTVENHFKDLFRAHDESYDVSRVIDMLNLVHLTDGERILQSYPFQLSGGMQQRLAIALSLILKPSIVFADEPTSALDMLVQASVLDLMKEVTQALGATVIIVTHNIKAAARIANSIGVMNKGQLVEVGSTEEVMAFPKDEYTRILLDSVMKVV encoded by the coding sequence TTGAATAAATCTGATTGTATCGTATTTGATAAGGTTACAATTTCATATGGTGCGGAGCAAGCGGTACGCGATGTATCCTTCTCCGTGCCCAATGGTGAGGTCTTTGCTATCGTTGGTGAAAGCGGATCTGGTAAATCTACGTTAGTTCGTGCCGCCTTTGGCATGTTGAAACAAGCTACCATTAGCGGCCAAATTTTGCTAAACGGAACCGATGTTTCTACATTGAGTGATGGTGATTGGCGACAATTGCGGGGCACGAAGATTTCTATGATCTTTCAAAATCCCAGCGCCTATCTAAATCCAAATCGCACCGTAGAAAATCACTTCAAAGATTTATTCCGTGCTCATGATGAAAGCTATGATGTAAGCCGCGTTATAGATATGCTTAATCTTGTTCACTTAACTGACGGAGAGCGTATCTTGCAGTCCTATCCATTCCAATTGAGCGGTGGTATGCAACAGCGACTAGCTATAGCCTTAAGTCTTATCTTAAAGCCTAGCATCGTATTTGCCGACGAACCAACTAGTGCCTTAGATATGCTCGTGCAAGCCTCTGTATTAGATCTTATGAAAGAGGTAACACAAGCTCTTGGAGCAACGGTGATTATTGTAACCCATAATATCAAGGCGGCGGCGCGCATTGCCAATAGTATTGGCGTTATGAATAAGGGACAGCTCGTTGAAGTAGGCTCCACCGAAGAGGTTATGGCATTCCCAAAAGATGAGTATACTCGTATTTTGTTAGATTCTGTAATGAAAGTGGTGTAG
- a CDS encoding ABC transporter ATP-binding protein: MIQLENICKQYTNHNHTVRAVDDVSFSVAENERVGIAGGSGSGKSTLLRIIALLEKPTSGTLRLFGEDIHSIQNHTEIYRSMQMMFQNPLAVIPPRMNLEAFLLEPYINYGLMDVASTKDDIRKWMQRVDLPENTVYKYPHEVSGGQLQRVVLARIMLMNPKLVLFDEPTSALDAVNQKLVLDLLQKLHSEQPFGYVFVSHDIGLLQAVTDRIIVMKDGQIVETIESKRLKEAVHPYTKSLVEASV, encoded by the coding sequence ATGATTCAACTCGAGAATATCTGTAAACAATATACAAACCACAATCATACGGTTCGTGCTGTTGATGATGTATCTTTTTCTGTAGCGGAGAATGAACGGGTAGGTATTGCTGGTGGTAGTGGCTCTGGTAAAAGTACATTGCTTAGGATAATTGCCCTGCTAGAAAAACCTACATCTGGCACCTTGCGACTCTTTGGTGAGGATATCCATTCCATTCAAAATCATACAGAAATATATCGCTCTATGCAGATGATGTTCCAAAATCCCTTGGCGGTGATTCCGCCTAGAATGAACTTAGAAGCATTTCTCTTAGAGCCGTATATCAACTATGGGCTTATGGATGTGGCGTCAACAAAGGACGATATCCGTAAATGGATGCAACGAGTAGACTTGCCAGAAAATACGGTGTATAAATACCCTCACGAAGTCAGCGGTGGTCAGCTACAACGTGTCGTATTGGCACGGATCATGTTGATGAACCCCAAGCTAGTACTCTTTGACGAACCTACATCAGCCCTTGATGCGGTGAATCAAAAACTAGTATTAGACCTATTACAAAAACTCCATTCGGAACAACCCTTCGGCTACGTATTCGTCAGCCATGACATCGGACTATTACAAGCCGTAACAGACCGAATCATCGTTATGAAAGATGGGCAAATTGTAGAGACTATCGAATCAAAACGACTTAAAGAAGCGGTACACCCATATACAAAATCACTTGTGGAAGCGAGTGTGTGA
- a CDS encoding GyrI-like domain-containing protein gives MTAVKHEWRKHEKELYCPKQQAVQVTVPSMKFLVLEALWKQIEHTEQFDKNNLQYRVMIRQPDFVTPDVLEVAIMNVSKKKSLSRFKDVRLESIEDGDCVQILHVGPYDDEPESFMKVDEFCAAHNLQRANDEWHREIYLSDARKVEPAKLKTVLRVQVKSMQF, from the coding sequence ATGACAGCAGTAAAGCATGAATGGCGCAAGCACGAAAAGGAATTGTATTGTCCGAAGCAGCAGGCGGTGCAGGTTACGGTGCCGAGCATGAAGTTCCTTGTGCTGGAGGCGCTTTGGAAGCAGATCGAGCATACGGAGCAGTTTGATAAGAATAATCTGCAATATCGGGTGATGATCAGACAACCTGATTTTGTGACTCCTGACGTGTTGGAGGTGGCCATTATGAATGTATCCAAGAAAAAATCGTTGTCTCGATTTAAGGATGTGCGGCTCGAATCAATTGAGGATGGGGATTGCGTGCAGATATTGCATGTCGGGCCTTATGATGATGAACCGGAATCGTTTATGAAAGTAGATGAATTCTGCGCTGCTCATAATTTACAACGTGCTAACGACGAGTGGCATCGGGAAATCTACTTGTCTGATGCGCGAAAGGTGGAGCCCGCTAAATTGAAAACTGTACTGCGTGTGCAAGTTAAATCAATGCAGTTTTAA
- a CDS encoding virulence RhuM family protein encodes MNNIIIYNTEDGKAKINLILDDGSVWLSQSEIAELFQTTKQNISKHIKSIFQDLELSEEETVNYKLTVQNEGTRTVERKLAYYNLDMILAIGYRVRSPRGIQFRKYASTVLKDYLIKGFAIDDERLKELGGGSYFKELLDRIRDIRSSEKVFYRQVLDLFSTAVDYNPISVEAKSFFATVQNKMHFAVHHNTASEVIYKRVDSKKEFMGLTTFKGELPTLKEAQIAKNYLTEKELQGLNQLVSGYLDFAERQAQREVPMTMADWIKHIDAILSATGEAVLQDKGHISHQQMQAKVLSEYQKYQNQTISPVERDYLREIRVLDTYVKKGGK; translated from the coding sequence ATGAATAATATAATTATTTATAATACTGAAGATGGAAAAGCTAAAATAAATCTTATACTTGATGATGGTTCTGTTTGGTTAAGTCAAAGTGAAATAGCAGAATTATTTCAAACGACAAAACAAAATATTAGCAAGCATATTAAATCTATATTTCAAGATTTGGAATTGTCTGAAGAAGAAACTGTCAACTATAAGTTGACAGTTCAAAATGAAGGTACTCGGACAGTTGAAAGAAAGTTAGCTTATTATAATCTAGATATGATTTTAGCCATAGGATATCGTGTTCGATCGCCGCGAGGAATTCAATTCAGAAAATATGCATCAACCGTATTAAAGGATTATTTGATAAAGGGGTTTGCTATTGATGATGAGCGACTGAAAGAATTAGGTGGTGGCAGCTATTTTAAAGAGTTATTAGATCGAATTCGAGATATTCGCTCTAGTGAAAAGGTTTTTTATCGTCAAGTGCTGGACTTATTTTCTACTGCTGTTGATTATAATCCGATATCCGTAGAAGCAAAATCATTTTTTGCTACAGTACAAAATAAGATGCATTTTGCTGTTCATCATAATACGGCTAGTGAAGTTATTTATAAACGTGTAGATAGCAAAAAAGAGTTTATGGGATTGACTACTTTCAAAGGAGAATTACCTACATTGAAAGAGGCTCAAATTGCTAAAAATTATCTTACAGAAAAAGAATTACAAGGGCTCAATCAATTAGTTTCAGGATACTTGGATTTTGCGGAAAGACAGGCCCAGCGTGAAGTCCCTATGACAATGGCTGATTGGATAAAGCATATAGATGCGATTTTGTCAGCTACAGGCGAAGCTGTATTACAAGATAAGGGACATATATCTCATCAACAAATGCAAGCGAAGGTCCTTTCTGAATATCAAAAATACCAGAATCAAACTATTAGTCCTGTTGAACGAGATTATTTACGGGAAATAAGAGTTCTTGATACATATGTAAAAAAAGGTGGTAAATAG
- a CDS encoding HXXEE domain-containing protein — protein MRRNPKLQQQFLAATFTPFRFNAIVCQEFILLLIVLGLSMYFESFDIYITVIIAYIYHVIGHVIQSIFLQQYIPGVFSGIVTAGYCTYQIYDVVSANCMLLGYSFVTLLIIFVNIAVSFKMLQRIQKNV, from the coding sequence ATGCGAAGGAATCCTAAACTGCAACAACAATTTTTAGCAGCCACTTTTACACCCTTCAGATTTAATGCCATCGTCTGTCAGGAATTCATACTCTTGTTGATTGTGCTGGGCTTGAGTATGTATTTTGAAAGCTTCGACATTTACATCACTGTCATCATAGCGTATATATACCATGTGATTGGGCATGTAATTCAAAGTATTTTTCTGCAACAGTATATACCGGGCGTTTTTAGCGGTATTGTCACGGCTGGATATTGCACATATCAGATATATGATGTGGTATCGGCGAACTGTATGCTATTAGGCTATTCGTTCGTAACACTGTTGATTATTTTCGTTAATATCGCTGTGAGCTTTAAAATGCTTCAACGGATACAAAAGAATGTCTGA
- a CDS encoding IS30 family transposase, protein MSYIHLTIEKRSQIEVLRKEGYSVRRIASLIGVHHSTVARELNRVEGEYSAIKAQQLAISKFANKGRPTKLTPQLAALIESRLQQTWSPEEIVGAELVGALSFKTIYSWIHRGFLAVTEKVFRGKGKKPGTQEKRGRFNVKKTIKDRPKEVENRKTFGHWELDTMVSSRGQSKGGLATFVERKTRFYVAMKMDDRTKDSMFLAISSLYNTLTSKLLKTFTVDRGKEFACFEQVETEFGIPMYFADAYAAWQRGSNENSNGLLREFFPKKTDLAKVTLDKLTEALVLINNRPRKCLGFKTPFDMFKHGIKKLI, encoded by the coding sequence ATGAGCTATATACATCTTACCATAGAAAAACGAAGTCAAATAGAAGTTTTACGAAAAGAAGGATACTCTGTTCGTAGAATTGCTAGCTTAATCGGTGTCCACCATTCTACTGTAGCAAGAGAATTAAATCGTGTTGAAGGTGAATATTCTGCGATTAAAGCACAACAGTTAGCAATTAGTAAGTTTGCTAATAAAGGTAGACCAACAAAGTTAACACCTCAATTAGCGGCTTTAATTGAATCCAGGTTACAACAAACTTGGTCTCCAGAAGAAATAGTTGGTGCTGAATTAGTTGGAGCTCTAAGCTTTAAGACAATATATTCTTGGATCCATCGTGGCTTTCTTGCTGTAACAGAAAAAGTATTTCGCGGGAAAGGCAAAAAGCCTGGTACACAAGAAAAGCGTGGACGGTTCAATGTGAAAAAGACCATTAAAGACCGACCTAAAGAAGTTGAAAACCGTAAGACTTTTGGTCATTGGGAACTAGATACAATGGTGTCTTCCAGAGGTCAAAGTAAAGGTGGTTTAGCTACATTTGTTGAACGTAAAACTCGATTTTATGTAGCAATGAAGATGGATGACCGAACTAAGGATTCTATGTTTTTAGCTATTAGTTCCCTATACAACACATTAACAAGTAAATTACTTAAAACCTTTACCGTGGACCGTGGTAAAGAATTTGCGTGCTTTGAACAGGTTGAAACCGAGTTTGGGATACCAATGTATTTTGCTGATGCTTATGCAGCATGGCAACGTGGCTCTAATGAAAATAGTAATGGTTTACTTCGAGAGTTTTTTCCTAAGAAAACCGATTTAGCTAAAGTAACACTAGATAAACTAACAGAAGCACTAGTGCTGATTAATAATCGACCTAGAAAATGCCTTGGGTTTAAAACACCATTTGACATGTTTAAACATGGAATTAAAAAATTGATTTAA
- a CDS encoding type II toxin-antitoxin system mRNA interferase toxin, RelE/StbE family — translation MLRLVLSNKFKKDLKCSKKRGKDLNKLYSIITKLQNQTLLDPSYKDHPLTGNYEGFRELHVEPDWLLIYAIKDDILVLSLTRTGSHSDLF, via the coding sequence ATGTTGAGATTAGTGCTTAGCAATAAGTTCAAAAAGGACCTAAAGTGCTCAAAGAAACGCGGTAAAGATCTCAATAAACTCTATTCAATCATCACTAAATTACAGAACCAAACGCTATTAGATCCTAGTTATAAAGATCATCCATTAACAGGAAACTACGAAGGCTTTAGAGAGTTACATGTCGAGCCAGATTGGCTTCTAATTTATGCAATTAAAGATGACATATTAGTATTATCTTTAACTCGCACGGGTAGCCACTCAGATTTATTCTAA
- a CDS encoding type II toxin-antitoxin system RelB/DinJ family antitoxin — MAKTASISLRIEPAVKAQLEALYASFGISVTDAINIFLHTSLMEGGFPFQPKQPRYNAETEAAIQETKDILAGKIKAKSYANVKEMIEDLGLE, encoded by the coding sequence ATGGCTAAAACAGCCTCTATCAGTTTGCGTATCGAGCCAGCTGTAAAAGCACAATTAGAAGCACTATATGCTAGCTTTGGCATTTCCGTAACTGATGCGATTAATATTTTTCTCCACACATCACTAATGGAAGGCGGATTCCCATTTCAACCTAAACAACCTCGTTATAATGCAGAAACAGAAGCTGCTATTCAAGAAACGAAAGATATATTAGCAGGAAAAATAAAAGCAAAATCATATGCTAATGTAAAAGAAATGATTGAGGATTTAGGATTGGAGTAA
- a CDS encoding HdeD family acid-resistance protein, whose translation MSGSSKFFFILSGIVSIILGIFLLLNPVINLIAFAWLFSIIFFVSAVSSIINYFTLSSELRSGWYLISGIINALFGIYLISGGFAFLPLVLPTTIGIWMVIDAIFIFIKSRKSDSMVSLMERNAKWLALILLLLGLLLIFQPIASGEVFIYFIAFGFLFDGIYSIGEAFKK comes from the coding sequence ATGAGTGGTTCAAGCAAATTCTTCTTTATTTTATCGGGTATTGTAAGCATTATCCTGGGGATATTCTTACTCTTAAATCCCGTTATTAATCTCATAGCTTTTGCCTGGCTTTTTTCTATTATCTTTTTCGTCAGTGCGGTCAGCTCTATTATAAATTATTTTACGTTATCGTCTGAATTACGTAGCGGCTGGTATCTTATCAGCGGCATTATCAATGCTCTATTCGGTATCTATTTAATATCCGGCGGATTTGCATTCCTACCATTAGTACTCCCAACCACAATCGGCATCTGGATGGTAATTGACGCCATCTTTATTTTCATTAAATCAAGAAAGTCCGACAGCATGGTATCACTCATGGAACGTAATGCAAAATGGCTTGCACTAATTCTTTTACTATTAGGCCTATTACTCATATTCCAGCCGATTGCTTCCGGTGAGGTATTTATCTACTTTATCGCTTTCGGTTTCTTATTTGACGGAATTTATTCCATCGGTGAGGCTTTTAAAAAATAG
- a CDS encoding 2-isopropylmalate synthase yields the protein MDQNRVYFFDTTLRDGEQTPGVSLQTPEKIEIAKGLVRLGIDVIEAGFPAASPGDFEAVQTIAREVKGATICALARANEKDVQKAIDALKDAERSRLHVFIAISELHMEYKLKMTRQEVLDKVKSVLAYAKGKVDEIEFSGEDAARSDLDFACQVFGVAIAGGATIINVPDTVGYMNPNEFGDKIRYIKEHTPGIENAIISVHCHDDLGLANANTLAAIKAGARQVEGTINGLGERAGNVAIEEVVMALKTRHEYFDDLQVNIDTKQFTKVSKLVSRLTGVVVPPNKPIVGSNAFAHESGIHQHGMMSNPETYEIMTPESVGAEKTDLVLGKHSGRHAFADHLAKLGFQSFTEEKINDLFAKFKELADRKKQVYDDDIIALVVDNLHHKKAFELVAQYYKLGEKGYAYADVRLMTPEGEKADAAVGDGPVDASLKAVERVVGLPISLKDYQIRAITAGKDALGEATLKVEYNGRLYHGRGISTDIVKSSVNAYINAVNSVFLAMELEQQEEK from the coding sequence ATGGATCAAAATCGCGTATATTTCTTCGATACAACCCTTCGTGATGGGGAACAAACACCAGGTGTATCTTTACAAACTCCTGAAAAAATTGAAATTGCGAAAGGTCTAGTACGCCTCGGCATCGATGTAATCGAGGCTGGTTTCCCAGCAGCATCCCCTGGGGATTTTGAAGCAGTACAAACGATTGCACGCGAAGTGAAAGGCGCAACAATTTGTGCGTTGGCACGTGCTAATGAAAAGGACGTACAAAAAGCGATTGATGCGTTGAAAGATGCGGAACGTAGCCGTTTGCATGTATTCATTGCTATTTCTGAACTTCATATGGAATATAAATTAAAAATGACTCGCCAAGAGGTATTGGATAAGGTTAAATCTGTATTGGCATATGCAAAAGGTAAGGTTGATGAAATCGAGTTCTCCGGTGAAGATGCGGCACGCTCTGATTTAGATTTCGCATGCCAAGTATTTGGTGTTGCCATTGCTGGTGGTGCAACAATTATTAATGTACCAGACACAGTAGGTTACATGAACCCTAATGAGTTCGGTGATAAAATCCGCTATATTAAAGAACATACACCAGGCATTGAAAATGCAATTATCTCTGTTCATTGTCATGATGACTTAGGTCTTGCTAATGCAAATACGTTAGCTGCTATTAAAGCAGGTGCACGACAAGTAGAAGGCACAATTAATGGCCTAGGCGAACGGGCTGGTAACGTAGCGATTGAAGAAGTTGTAATGGCTCTTAAAACACGCCACGAATACTTCGACGATCTTCAAGTGAACATTGATACAAAACAATTTACGAAAGTTTCTAAACTCGTAAGTCGTTTGACAGGTGTCGTAGTTCCTCCAAATAAACCAATCGTAGGTTCCAACGCCTTTGCTCATGAGTCTGGTATTCACCAACATGGTATGATGAGTAATCCTGAAACTTACGAAATCATGACTCCTGAGTCCGTAGGTGCTGAAAAAACAGACCTCGTATTGGGCAAACACTCCGGACGTCATGCCTTTGCTGATCATTTGGCAAAACTTGGTTTCCAATCTTTCACAGAAGAGAAAATCAATGACCTCTTCGCTAAATTCAAAGAATTGGCAGACCGTAAAAAACAAGTATACGATGATGATATCATCGCTCTTGTAGTAGATAACTTACATCACAAAAAAGCATTTGAGCTTGTGGCTCAATACTATAAATTGGGTGAAAAAGGCTACGCTTATGCAGATGTTCGCCTCATGACTCCAGAAGGTGAAAAAGCTGATGCTGCCGTTGGTGATGGTCCTGTAGACGCATCCCTTAAAGCAGTTGAACGTGTGGTTGGCTTGCCAATTAGCTTAAAAGATTACCAAATCCGCGCTATCACAGCCGGTAAAGATGCCCTTGGGGAAGCAACCCTTAAGGTAGAATATAACGGTCGCTTGTACCATGGTCGTGGTATCAGCACCGATATCGTTAAATCAAGTGTAAACGCATATATTAATGCAGTTAACTCAGTATTCCTAGCTATGGAGCTAGAACAACAGGAGGAAAAATAA
- the leuC gene encoding 3-isopropylmalate dehydratase large subunit has product MGMTITEKNMARHAGLDVVKPGQIIECHLDAVLMNDITFPPARKEFLKIGKPVFDRHKIYLVPDHFTPNKDIQSATQAKVMRDFVREHGITNYFEVGRMGIEHVILPEKGLIGPGEMMIGADSHTCTYGAVNAFSTGVGSTDAGVAMAEGKTWFKVPETIKVELIGKPNKWVTGKDVILDLIGQIGVDGARYMALEFAGDGVQHMTMADRLTICNMAIEAGGKCGVFPYDAVTEEYIKGRVNRPVEPIAPDADAVYAQTITIDLSKLQPVVAFPHLPSNTHYINEIDKDIKIDQVIIGSCTNGRYEDLVAAAEIFKGRKVAPFVRCIVIPGSQDVYDQAMKDGLLDIFIQADCAVSTPTCGPCLGGYMGIMAEGERTVSTTNRNFRGRMGHVDSEVYLASPYVAAASAVLGRIAGPEEV; this is encoded by the coding sequence ATGGGTATGACCATTACTGAAAAGAATATGGCTCGCCACGCGGGTCTTGATGTTGTAAAACCGGGCCAAATCATCGAATGTCATTTGGACGCTGTTTTGATGAACGACATCACATTCCCACCAGCGCGTAAAGAGTTCTTAAAGATCGGCAAACCTGTATTTGACCGTCATAAAATCTACTTGGTGCCTGACCATTTTACACCAAACAAAGATATTCAATCCGCTACACAAGCGAAAGTCATGCGCGATTTCGTACGTGAACATGGCATTACAAACTACTTTGAAGTCGGTAGAATGGGTATCGAGCACGTTATTTTGCCAGAAAAAGGCCTTATCGGTCCTGGGGAAATGATGATCGGTGCTGACTCCCACACTTGTACATATGGTGCGGTAAATGCATTCTCCACAGGCGTAGGCTCCACTGATGCGGGCGTAGCTATGGCAGAAGGTAAAACTTGGTTCAAAGTGCCTGAAACAATTAAGGTTGAACTTATCGGCAAACCTAACAAATGGGTAACTGGTAAAGACGTAATCCTTGATTTGATCGGTCAAATTGGCGTAGATGGTGCTCGTTATATGGCCCTTGAATTTGCTGGTGACGGCGTACAGCACATGACTATGGCTGACCGTCTTACAATCTGTAACATGGCTATCGAAGCTGGCGGTAAATGTGGCGTATTCCCTTACGATGCAGTAACTGAAGAATACATCAAAGGCCGCGTAAACCGTCCTGTTGAGCCAATCGCTCCAGATGCCGATGCAGTATATGCTCAAACGATTACAATTGACTTGTCCAAATTGCAACCAGTTGTAGCATTCCCTCATTTGCCATCCAACACACATTACATCAACGAAATCGACAAAGATATTAAAATTGACCAAGTTATCATCGGTTCTTGTACAAATGGTCGTTACGAAGACTTGGTGGCAGCTGCAGAGATCTTCAAAGGTCGCAAAGTAGCTCCATTCGTTCGTTGTATCGTAATCCCTGGTTCCCAAGATGTATACGACCAAGCTATGAAAGATGGTTTGTTAGACATCTTCATTCAAGCTGACTGCGCTGTGTCCACGCCAACATGTGGTCCATGCCTTGGCGGTTACATGGGTATCATGGCTGAAGGGGAACGTACAGTTTCCACAACAAACCGTAACTTCCGTGGTCGTATGGGTCACGTTGATTCTGAAGTATATTTGGCAAGCCCTTACGTGGCGGCAGCAAGTGCTGTATTAGGCCGCATTGCAGGCCCTGAGGAGGTTTAA
- a CDS encoding 3-isopropylmalate dehydratase small subunit, with protein MDFESKKIWRYGDDVDTDVIIPARYLAIADWNELAEHAMEDIDTTFAPNVKAGEIMVAGKNFGCGSSREHAPGVIKAKGVPVIIAHSFARIFFRNAINIGLPVIEIGEQVDRIDAGDAIGVDLSKGIVYNLTKNEQYQGTELPQFIQDIAAAGGLVNFAKNRK; from the coding sequence ATGGATTTTGAAAGCAAAAAAATCTGGCGCTACGGCGACGATGTAGATACAGACGTAATCATTCCAGCTCGTTACTTGGCGATTGCCGATTGGAACGAATTGGCTGAACATGCGATGGAAGATATTGATACTACTTTCGCCCCAAATGTGAAGGCTGGCGAAATTATGGTCGCAGGCAAAAACTTTGGTTGTGGTTCCTCTCGTGAACATGCACCAGGCGTTATCAAAGCAAAAGGTGTACCTGTTATCATTGCACACTCCTTTGCACGTATTTTCTTCCGTAATGCCATCAACATCGGTTTACCTGTAATTGAAATCGGTGAACAAGTTGATCGTATCGATGCTGGCGATGCAATCGGCGTAGATTTGTCTAAAGGTATCGTGTACAACTTGACTAAAAACGAACAATACCAAGGCACTGAATTGCCACAATTCATTCAAGATATTGCGGCAGCAGGTGGTCTTGTGAACTTTGCGAAAAATCGTAAATAA
- the leuB gene encoding 3-isopropylmalate dehydrogenase: MSEKNIVLIPGDGIGTEIIAAAKAVCDVAFEKAGVKVNWIDKKAGGASIDAYGVPLTEDTIEACKAADAVLLGAVGGPKWDNVDPSIRPEKAILGLRKELGLFCNLRPVKIYPSLQEYSPLKKELVQDVDFVIVRELTGGIYFGEREEAQGEGANEFAWDKETYSRYEVERIMDIAMETARKRNKKVVSVDKANVLASSRLWRKIAQEKAAANPDITTDYFYVDNTAMQLVVNPAQFDVIVTTNLFGDILSDEGAVISGSIGLLPSASMGTGTALYEPIHGSAPDIMGQNLANPLGTILSAAMMCRHSLDLPQVADAIEKAVEQVLVDGYRTGDIYREGLKRVGTTEMAQAVIERL, from the coding sequence ATGAGCGAAAAGAATATCGTATTGATCCCTGGCGATGGTATCGGTACTGAGATTATTGCTGCAGCGAAGGCTGTGTGTGATGTGGCTTTTGAGAAAGCCGGTGTAAAGGTTAATTGGATTGATAAAAAAGCGGGTGGTGCGTCTATTGATGCATACGGCGTTCCTTTGACTGAGGATACTATCGAGGCTTGTAAAGCTGCTGATGCTGTGTTGCTTGGTGCTGTAGGCGGTCCTAAATGGGATAATGTAGATCCTTCTATCCGTCCTGAAAAAGCAATCCTTGGCCTTCGTAAGGAGCTTGGTTTGTTCTGTAACTTGCGTCCTGTAAAAATCTATCCTTCTTTGCAAGAGTATTCCCCACTTAAAAAGGAACTCGTGCAAGATGTAGATTTCGTTATCGTTCGTGAGTTGACTGGCGGTATTTACTTCGGTGAACGCGAAGAGGCACAAGGTGAAGGTGCTAACGAGTTCGCTTGGGATAAAGAAACTTACAGCCGTTACGAAGTAGAACGCATCATGGATATTGCTATGGAAACAGCTCGTAAACGTAACAAAAAGGTTGTATCCGTAGATAAAGCAAATGTATTGGCTTCCTCTCGTTTGTGGCGTAAAATCGCGCAAGAGAAAGCGGCAGCTAATCCAGATATCACAACAGATTACTTCTATGTGGATAATACAGCGATGCAACTCGTTGTAAATCCTGCACAATTCGACGTTATCGTGACAACAAACTTGTTCGGCGACATCTTGTCCGATGAAGGCGCTGTTATCTCTGGTTCCATCGGGCTTTTACCATCTGCATCCATGGGTACAGGCACAGCATTGTACGAACCAATCCACGGTTCCGCACCAGACATCATGGGCCAAAACTTGGCGAACCCATTGGGCACAATCTTGTCCGCAGCTATGATGTGCCGTCATTCCCTTGATTTACCTCAAGTGGCTGATGCTATTGAAAAAGCTGTTGAACAAGTCCTCGTTGACGGTTACCGCACAGGCGATATCTACCGTGAAGGTTTGAAGCGCGTTGGTACAACAGAAATGGCACAAGCTGTTATCGAACGTCTTTAA